From the genome of Sphingopyxis sp. DBS4:
TGCCGGTGCAGGGCTTTTCGACCCTCGCGCTCGTCGCCGCGGGCGCCGCGGAGGCGATCGCCGCCGCGGGCGGCGCGTTGATCGTGATGGAGGGCGGGCACGGGCAATGGTTCGTCCAGCCTTTCGCCGCCGACCTGACGCCGCGCGCCGATCTTCGTTCGCTGCTTCCCGACGAGGCGATCCGGGCCGGCGACGAACTGGTGATCGGCAACCGCGCCGAGGCGTTCGTCGCGCGCCGTGGCAGCGGCCGCGCCATCGCCGTCCTGCCCGACACTCGCGCTTTCCCGAACCTGCCGGTCGGCGCGCTCTTCGCCGACCCCAGCCCGATCTACGGCCGCGCGCCCGATGCCAAGCCGATGGCGGCCGTATGAGCCGCTCGATACGCCTCGCCACCGCCCGCGTCGGCGATCTGTCGGCGGCGATGCGCGTGATGGAGGCCGCCTTCGATCCCGCTTATGGCGAGGCGTGGAGCACCGCGCAGCTTCTTACCCTGTTCGCGCTTCCTTCGGCGCGTGTCTGTCTCGCCTGGGACGGCGATGCGGCGTGCGGCTTTTCCGCGGCGCGCCTGGCCGGGCCCGAAAGCGAGCTTCTCCTCCTGGCGGTCGACCCGGCCTCGCGGGGGTGTGGGGTCGGCCGGATGCTGATCGACGACTGGATGGCCTGGGCGAAGGAAGAAGGCGCCGAGGAGTATTTTCTCGAAATGCGGGCCGATAATGACGCCGTTCATCTTTACGAGCGCGCGGGTTTTTCGGAATGCGGTCGCCGTCCAGCTTATTATCGCGGCGGCGACGGGGTCGTGCGCGATGCGATAACCATGCGCTGTCGCTAGGATTTGCGGCCGAAATCGGTGATTGCGAAATTACATCCAGAATGGCATGAATCGCGCCTCGATACTAATGCCGCACTATAATCCGCCCGCTCTTCTGGGAATCTCGTAGAAAAGGAAACTCCTCCCATGTCGGATCAAGCCGATACCAATGAAATGCTCGTGACGCTGACCGCCGATATTGTTGCGGCGCATGTCAGCAACAACAGCGTCGCCATTTCGGACCTCGCCATATTGATCAACAATGTCCATGCGGCGCTGTCGAACCTTGGCGAGCAGCCGGTGATCGAGGAAAAGCCGGTGCCGGCGGTGTCGGTGCGCGCGTCGGTGAAGCCCGACTACATCGTCTGCCTCGAGGACGGCAAGAAGCTGAAGATGCTGCGCCGTCACCTGATGACGCATTACAACATGACGCCCGACGACTATCGCGCCAAATGGGGGCTGCCCGCCGACTATCCGATGGTTGCGCCCGCCTATGCCGAAAAGCGCCGCGCGCTCGCAAAGGAAATCGGCCTCGGCACCAAGGGGCGCGGCGGTGGACGCAAGCGCCGCAAGGCCTGAATTGAAGGGCGATCGGCCCGATCGGAGAGGCAGCGAGGCGGCGCCTGCGGGTGCCGCCCTTGTTCTATCTGCGGGCCGTGCCTATACAGTTGGCATAAGGAAAGACACGACTGCATAAGGCAGGAAAGGCCCGCATGTCCGGAACCATCGACCTCGAAGCATTGTGCCACGAAAAGGGGCTGCGCATCACCGAGCAGCGCCGCATCATCGCCCGCGTCATCTCCGATTCCGAAGATCATCCCGATGTCGAGACGCTCTATGAACGCGCGTCGAAAATCGACAGCGGTATCTCGATCGCAACCGTCTATCGCACCGTTCGCCTATTCGAAGAGGCCGGGATTCTCGATCGTCACGACTTTGGCGACGGCCGCTCGCGCTACGAAGCCGCGCCCGAGGCGCATCACGACCATCTGATCGATGTCGAGACGGGAAGGGTGATCGAATTCGTCGACCCCGAACTCGAAGCGTTGCAGAAGGTCATTGCCGAACGG
Proteins encoded in this window:
- the tsaB gene encoding tRNA (adenosine(37)-N6)-threonylcarbamoyltransferase complex dimerization subunit type 1 TsaB, producing the protein MPEGRTLVIDSASEACSVALVEDGCVVDFRHEVIGRGHAERLVPLIAELADGGHAASIAVGCGPGSFAGVRIGVAAARALALGWGVPVQGFSTLALVAAGAAEAIAAAGGALIVMEGGHGQWFVQPFAADLTPRADLRSLLPDEAIRAGDELVIGNRAEAFVARRGSGRAIAVLPDTRAFPNLPVGALFADPSPIYGRAPDAKPMAAV
- a CDS encoding GNAT family N-acetyltransferase — protein: MSRSIRLATARVGDLSAAMRVMEAAFDPAYGEAWSTAQLLTLFALPSARVCLAWDGDAACGFSAARLAGPESELLLLAVDPASRGCGVGRMLIDDWMAWAKEEGAEEYFLEMRADNDAVHLYERAGFSECGRRPAYYRGGDGVVRDAITMRCR
- a CDS encoding MucR family transcriptional regulator, which codes for MSDQADTNEMLVTLTADIVAAHVSNNSVAISDLAILINNVHAALSNLGEQPVIEEKPVPAVSVRASVKPDYIVCLEDGKKLKMLRRHLMTHYNMTPDDYRAKWGLPADYPMVAPAYAEKRRALAKEIGLGTKGRGGGRKRRKA
- a CDS encoding Fur family transcriptional regulator; the encoded protein is MSGTIDLEALCHEKGLRITEQRRIIARVISDSEDHPDVETLYERASKIDSGISIATVYRTVRLFEEAGILDRHDFGDGRSRYEAAPEAHHDHLIDVETGRVIEFVDPELEALQKVIAERLGFRLVDHRMELYGVRLDRKD